In a single window of the Caulobacter soli genome:
- a CDS encoding glycosyltransferase, producing the protein MARYLFTTWEGGGHVQPMLLVARDLAARGHAVLVLSDPCNESDAAALDVPFHPWTTAPFQTGKTRDDDRLKDHEADNPLAVIQRLLDRVMAGPALAYAQDTLAAIDTFAPDVVVSQELLLGPMAAAEAKGLPLALLAANVWSLPTMPGAPPFGAGMLPATSDEERGMHAMVGQMSRTFFQAGLPDLNAARAALGLAPLDDLFAQLDTAKAILLATSRAFDFAPDPLPAPFAHVGPYLADPAWAQPFTPPPGDAPLVVVSFSSLYQAQEPALRAIIAALGDLPVRGVATTGPTIDPAEFEAPSNVSVVRSAPHGDLLKHAALFVTHAGHGSALRPLMAGVPLLCLPMGRDQNDNAARVAHRGAGLTLPADANSETIAAAVRRLLEEPAFKAAAETLGAAIRADEASRDAALVLEGLVPG; encoded by the coding sequence ATGGCGCGGTATCTCTTCACCACCTGGGAAGGCGGCGGTCATGTGCAGCCCATGCTGCTGGTCGCCCGCGACCTGGCGGCGCGCGGCCATGCCGTGCTGGTGCTGAGCGATCCGTGCAATGAGTCGGACGCCGCCGCCCTGGACGTGCCGTTCCACCCCTGGACGACCGCTCCCTTCCAGACCGGCAAGACCCGCGACGACGATCGGCTGAAGGATCACGAGGCCGACAATCCGCTGGCGGTGATCCAGCGCCTGCTGGATCGGGTGATGGCCGGCCCCGCCCTCGCCTACGCCCAGGACACCCTGGCGGCGATCGACACCTTCGCGCCCGACGTGGTGGTCTCGCAGGAACTTCTGCTGGGCCCGATGGCGGCGGCGGAGGCGAAAGGCCTGCCGCTGGCGCTGCTGGCCGCCAACGTCTGGTCTTTGCCGACGATGCCCGGCGCGCCGCCGTTCGGGGCCGGCATGTTGCCCGCGACCAGCGACGAGGAGCGCGGCATGCACGCCATGGTCGGCCAGATGAGCCGGACCTTCTTCCAGGCCGGCCTGCCCGACCTGAACGCCGCCCGCGCCGCCTTGGGCCTGGCGCCGCTCGACGACCTGTTCGCCCAGCTGGACACCGCCAAGGCGATCCTGCTGGCGACCAGCCGGGCCTTCGACTTCGCGCCCGATCCCCTGCCCGCGCCTTTCGCCCATGTCGGCCCCTATTTGGCCGATCCGGCCTGGGCCCAACCGTTCACGCCGCCGCCCGGCGATGCGCCGCTGGTCGTGGTGTCATTCTCCAGCCTCTACCAGGCGCAGGAGCCGGCCCTGCGCGCGATCATCGCCGCCTTGGGCGACCTGCCGGTGCGCGGCGTCGCGACCACCGGCCCGACGATCGACCCGGCCGAGTTCGAGGCGCCCAGCAATGTCTCCGTCGTCCGCAGCGCGCCGCACGGCGACCTGCTGAAGCACGCGGCGTTATTCGTCACCCATGCCGGCCACGGCTCGGCCCTGCGACCGCTGATGGCCGGGGTCCCGTTGCTCTGCCTGCCGATGGGACGGGACCAGAACGACAACGCCGCCCGCGTCGCCCATCGCGGAGCGGGACTGACCCTGCCCGCGGATGCGAACTCGGAGACCATCGCCGCCGCCGTACGTCGTCTGCTGGAAGAGCCGGCGTTCAAGGCCGCCGCCGAAACCCTGGGCGCGGCGATCCGCGCCGACGAGGCCTCGCGCGACGCGGCGCTGGTTCTGGAAGGCTTGGTCCCGGGCTAA
- a CDS encoding HU family DNA-binding protein, with product MTTKAELVTAIAEKAGINKNQAKDALEAFIDAVTSSLKSGEDVRLVGFGTFKAVARAAGTARNPRTGETVNRPASKTARFQVGEGLKTTLNG from the coding sequence ATGACCACAAAGGCCGAACTCGTCACGGCGATCGCCGAAAAGGCGGGCATCAATAAGAACCAGGCTAAGGACGCTCTCGAGGCTTTCATCGACGCCGTCACCAGTTCGCTGAAATCGGGCGAGGATGTGCGTCTGGTCGGCTTTGGCACCTTCAAGGCCGTCGCCCGCGCCGCGGGCACCGCGCGTAACCCGCGCACCGGCGAGACCGTGAACCGTCCGGCGTCGAAGACCGCCCGGTTTCAGGTCGGCGAGGGTCTGAAGACCACGCTGAACGGCTGA
- a CDS encoding UBP-type zinc finger domain-containing protein — MALKCTHLDQIQDVTPGTAGCEECLKTGDRWLHLRLCRTCGHVGCCDQSKNKHATKHFKLTGHPIIEGYDPPEGWGWCYVDEEFFEFDAPTPHPGPIPRFY; from the coding sequence ATGGCGTTGAAGTGCACCCATCTTGACCAGATCCAGGACGTGACGCCGGGCACGGCCGGCTGCGAGGAATGCCTGAAGACGGGCGACCGCTGGCTGCACCTGCGGCTCTGCCGGACCTGCGGCCACGTCGGCTGCTGCGACCAGTCCAAGAACAAGCACGCCACCAAGCATTTCAAGCTGACCGGCCACCCGATCATCGAGGGGTACGACCCGCCGGAAGGCTGGGGCTGGTGCTATGTCGACGAGGAGTTCTTCGAATTCGACGCGCCGACCCCACATCCCGGGCCCATCCCGCGTTTTTATTGA
- a CDS encoding LLM class flavin-dependent oxidoreductase: MSHTHPLPFSVLDLAPVPQGTAVGQALHNSLDLARHAERLGYHRYWLAEHHNMPGIASAATAVVIGHVAAGTSTIRVGSGGVMLPNHAPLMVAEAFGTLAALYPGRIDLGLGRAPGTDQPTMRALRRYMGAVDSFAQDVVELQAWFQPAQPGQAVRAVPGEGQDVPLWLLGSSTYSAQLAAALGLPFAFAAHFAPDQLMEAIAIYRRTFKPSEALAKPYVLVCIGVCAADTDDEARRLFTSSQQQFVALRRGNPGLLPPPVDDIRDVASESEIAGLDHTFRYSAIGSPDTVRAKIQKVLDATGADELMAASQIHDHGARLRSYEILADVRNALTKAAA; the protein is encoded by the coding sequence ATGTCGCACACGCATCCCCTGCCCTTCTCCGTCCTCGACCTGGCGCCCGTTCCGCAAGGGACCGCCGTCGGCCAGGCCCTCCACAACAGCCTGGACCTGGCCCGCCACGCCGAACGGCTCGGCTATCATCGCTACTGGCTGGCCGAACATCACAACATGCCGGGAATCGCCAGCGCCGCGACCGCCGTGGTCATCGGCCACGTGGCGGCCGGCACCTCGACGATTCGCGTCGGTTCCGGCGGGGTCATGCTGCCCAACCATGCGCCGTTGATGGTGGCCGAGGCGTTCGGCACCCTGGCCGCCCTCTATCCCGGCCGTATCGACCTGGGCCTGGGCCGCGCGCCCGGCACCGACCAGCCCACCATGCGAGCCCTGCGCCGCTACATGGGCGCGGTCGACAGCTTCGCCCAGGACGTTGTCGAGCTGCAGGCCTGGTTCCAGCCGGCCCAACCCGGCCAGGCGGTGCGCGCCGTGCCGGGCGAAGGCCAGGACGTGCCGCTGTGGCTTCTAGGCTCCAGCACCTACAGCGCCCAGCTGGCCGCCGCCCTGGGCCTGCCCTTCGCCTTCGCGGCCCACTTCGCGCCGGACCAGCTGATGGAGGCCATCGCCATCTATCGGCGCACCTTCAAGCCGTCCGAAGCCCTGGCCAAGCCCTATGTGCTGGTCTGTATCGGGGTCTGCGCGGCCGACACCGACGACGAAGCCCGTCGCCTGTTCACGTCCAGCCAGCAGCAGTTCGTGGCCCTGCGACGCGGCAATCCCGGCCTGCTGCCGCCGCCGGTCGACGACATCCGCGACGTGGCCTCGGAGTCCGAGATCGCCGGCCTGGACCACACCTTCCGCTATTCGGCGATCGGTTCGCCCGACACGGTCCGCGCCAAGATCCAGAAGGTGCTGGACGCCACGGGCGCCGACGAGCTGATGGCCGCGTCGCAGATTCACGACCACGGCGCGCGCCTGCGGTCCTACGAGATCCTGGCCGACGTGCGTAACGCGCTGACGAAAGCGGCGGCCTAG
- a CDS encoding glycosyltransferase family 4 protein, whose translation MDLRFDQLSAFNEAQEPLFKAARPGGKPVRLVDTTMLYAPRSGGVRRYLNCKRAWIAANRPQVRHTLVVPGPRDAHDGHGRVSIYAAPLPFGDGYRWPVVKNAWMERLIRQRPDIIEAGDPYTPGLAALKAGDALGVPVVGFCHTDLGALAALHIGEWAEKPVQKRWAAIYSQFDQAVAPSQFIAGRLIEAGVKDAIGLPLGVDTEIFNPNRGDREALRRKLGLTNRHRILVFAGRPAKEKKLDVLVEAVERLGDPYVLLFVGAGAGAPTSDRVICMDYQRDPQSLAAILAGCDAFVHANDNEPFGLIVLEAMACGLPVIGVDAGGVAESVDETVGALATASEARAFAEAVESVFARDVQAVGHAARLRAEQRHGWDPVFRKLSAVYGRLTGCAAFEDLAVAPAPEPIGWN comes from the coding sequence ATGGATTTGCGGTTTGATCAGCTCTCGGCGTTCAACGAGGCGCAAGAACCCTTGTTCAAGGCGGCCCGGCCCGGCGGAAAGCCGGTCAGGCTGGTCGACACGACCATGCTCTACGCGCCCCGCAGCGGGGGCGTTCGACGCTATCTGAACTGCAAGCGGGCGTGGATCGCGGCGAATCGGCCGCAGGTCCGCCACACCCTGGTGGTGCCCGGCCCGCGCGACGCCCATGACGGCCACGGACGGGTTTCGATCTATGCCGCGCCCCTGCCGTTCGGCGACGGCTATCGCTGGCCGGTGGTCAAGAACGCCTGGATGGAGCGGCTGATCCGTCAACGGCCCGACATCATCGAGGCCGGTGATCCGTACACGCCCGGCCTGGCGGCCCTGAAGGCCGGCGACGCCCTGGGCGTGCCGGTGGTGGGCTTCTGCCACACCGACCTGGGCGCCCTGGCGGCGCTGCATATCGGCGAGTGGGCGGAAAAGCCGGTGCAGAAGCGCTGGGCGGCGATCTACAGCCAGTTCGACCAGGCCGTGGCTCCCAGCCAGTTCATCGCCGGCCGCCTGATCGAGGCGGGCGTCAAGGACGCCATCGGCCTGCCGCTGGGCGTTGATACCGAGATCTTCAATCCCAACCGCGGCGACCGCGAGGCCCTGCGGCGCAAGCTGGGCCTGACCAATCGTCACCGCATCCTGGTGTTCGCCGGCCGCCCGGCCAAGGAAAAGAAGCTGGACGTGCTGGTCGAGGCCGTCGAGCGGCTGGGCGACCCCTATGTGCTGCTGTTCGTGGGCGCCGGCGCCGGCGCGCCGACCAGCGACCGGGTCATCTGCATGGACTATCAGCGCGATCCGCAGAGCCTGGCGGCGATCCTGGCCGGCTGCGACGCCTTCGTCCACGCCAACGACAACGAGCCGTTCGGCCTGATCGTGCTGGAAGCCATGGCTTGCGGCCTGCCGGTGATCGGCGTCGACGCCGGCGGTGTCGCCGAGTCGGTCGACGAGACCGTCGGAGCCCTGGCCACGGCTTCCGAGGCTCGCGCCTTCGCCGAGGCGGTGGAATCGGTGTTCGCCCGCGACGTACAGGCCGTGGGCCACGCCGCCCGCCTGCGCGCCGAGCAGCGTCACGGTTGGGACCCGGTGTTCCGCAAGCTGTCGGCGGTCTACGGCCGCCTGACCGGCTGCGCCGCGTTCGAGGACCTGGCCGTCGCGCCGGCCCCCGAACCGATCGGCTGGAACTAG